The DNA window aaaaattaagaatgttTAAGCGGTTAACCCCAAAGTTTGTATCACTTTTTTAGGATATAGTCCATGAAATTGTCTAGACGGGACGACACCTTTAAACTTTCCACATCCATACTAATTTCCACTTGAACAATGTAAGTCCCTTGCAGGAGGCAAACTCttttctcaaattttaaacggttgtgTGAGTACAGTTCGAACCTGTAATCTCACTaaattttgtttcatttaatATTCCAAtcaatcaaatttcattttgtttacaagttcaattaattaaagaaacatttagtttaaagTTAGAAATtcggtaattatatttttttttaatttaaattatagtaatatttttagAATGAACTTCAAATTTTTATGCAATTCGATCAACCcagtttaatttttaagatGTGTCATATAAACTATATCAACTTATTATTACGAAGGAtaattactataattttaatGAATTTCGAACCGAATTATTATTTTCTccttaatttgaaaaattactattaccttctttacttttaaattttatataattgaaaagggCATCTcagttaaaaatattatgataaaaataaaatattagaaaaaacaataattttttaagtttatagAAAAATACTAATTTGCACCTAAATTCACGCATGTCAATAGAAATTAGTcctaattaatttgtttataaaacaattaacaaaaaatattttagtatgTGAGCGGTGGTGGAAGTGATAATCATGagcatgaaaaataaatttttgatcaaAGGGTCAtttggtttttaaatttataattttaagtgaaaataacttatttttcgatgataaattgaaaataaaaactttaaattttatcaattaaaataatttttttagtaaattaatgaaattaaattatcacGGTCTCCAAATTTACTCATgttatatcattttatttttatttttaactaataaaaaatgaaagatagGGGCAATTCCTTTGCCCAACATCTTTAATTTTGTTCTACTGAAATTTGCATCATACACTTAGAGAGTGGGCTCGTGTCAGCATCAAAATTCCACTATAAATACCAACCAATATCCTGCACACAAATCACCATAGGCATAACTTGAAATATATCAACTTTTCATTTCATCCTAATCCTCTCACTCATTATTCAAACCCCAAGTATTTCAttccaataaaataataatgcacccaaatttcttttatttcacACTCGTTCTTCTTTTCTTGATAATTGGAGTTACTGTTGGTGGTTCTGCTGAAAAGAAACCTGAAATGTCTACAGGCCCTAATAACGAGCAGGGCAGTGGCTCTACTGGTGCTACCGGCTCCGGTCACAGCCCCAACGGGGAATACAGCTGGGGTTGGGGATCTACACCAAATAGTGGGTGGGGCTACGGTTCAGGTTCAGGTCGGTCGCCGAATGGATTCGGCAGGGGTTTCGGGTTTGGCTTTGGGTCTGGGAGTGGGTCAGGTTCAGGACATGGTTATGGGTACGGCAGTGGTGGTGCACATGGCGGTGGGTATGGAGCTGGAAGTGGGTCTGGTAATTCTGGTGGTGGTGGGACTGGCGGAGGAAGCGGTGGCGCAGGTGGCTCTGGTGGTGGTAGTCATTCGCCGGCTGAGTTTAAAGGGAAAACAAACCATGGCTGATGAGTTCAGTAAGGTGTGGAGAATATATGTAAGGTTTGAGGTTAatcttttgatttaaattaaggGTGCAACCGTACAAGGTGTGTGTGAGCTAAGTAAGTTGCTATTATATAGTTTGAGTTTGGgatttatgtataaattatgaatGGTTCttaaataagtttaatatttcaTATGCTTAGTATTTCTTTTTTGTGCAACCACCAGTCTTTAGTGTTTCATATGCTTAAGCTAAAGAAGaaagttaaaaagttaattacttGAAAACTGATAGAATAATTCATCAAATAATTCTTAATTTGCATCTGATTTTCAAATTGGGTTGAGCTAAATTAAATACTAACAATAATATTGTAAACTGCATTGTTAAGAGCTTTGGTTGCATCTTATGAAAATCCTATTTCTATGTCTATTTTTtgatttgagatttttttttaaatggaaccCTAGCTATTTCATCAGAAGTTATTTTCTAAGGTATAGTTGAAATCTGAATACCTAAAAAAGTTGATATTAAGATTCTTTTTAATACCTgttaatactttaaaaaacatcatcaaaattaaatttaattaaattaagaagccTTGATAAGGAATTGGACTATGGCCGGGATTTGAGGTTGAGACTCAGGTCGAGTACGTGACTCGATGTTCGTGTTGAGGTCAGACTTAGGTTGAGGTTAGGACTCAGATCATAATTCTTACAAGAACTTttt is part of the Mercurialis annua linkage group LG3, ddMerAnnu1.2, whole genome shotgun sequence genome and encodes:
- the LOC126675380 gene encoding putative glycine-rich cell wall structural protein 1, which codes for MHPNFFYFTLVLLFLIIGVTVGGSAEKKPEMSTGPNNEQGSGSTGATGSGHSPNGEYSWGWGSTPNSGWGYGSGSGRSPNGFGRGFGFGFGSGSGSGSGHGYGYGSGGAHGGGYGAGSGSGNSGGGGTGGGSGGAGGSGGGSHSPAEFKGKTNHG